The following is a genomic window from Pseudobdellovibrionaceae bacterium.
GCAACGCGCTTTTACTTATCTTTAGAAGACGATTTAATGCGTATTTTTAATGGCGAGCGCATACAAAAAATTATGAACACTTTAAACTTGCCTGATAACGAGCCCATCGAAGCAAAAATGATTTCGCGAGCCATAGAGGGGGCGCAAAAAAAGGTAGAAGGTTATAACTTTGATATGCGTAAGCACTTATTAGATTACGACAATGTTATGAACAAACAAAGACACTCTATTTATAGTTTGCGCCGTAAAGTTTTAAAGGGAAAAAACTTAGACCAATTAATTTTAGACATGTTGTCAGAGGTGATGTCGGTTACTTTAGACACTTATGTTCCCGAAAATGCAAAACCTAGTGATTGGAATTTATCTGGATTAGAAAGTGCTTTAAAGCGATTATTTAATTTGCAAGTTAGTGTTGATCGCAGCATGCCTATTACAGGTATTACGGATCAAGTTAGCCAGTCTGTAAAAACCGTTTTTGATGAGCGCAAAGCAGCCTTAAAAAATGATTTTTCTTATATGCAACAAATGATTAGCTTACAAAGTATCGATAACTTTTGGAAAGCGCATTTATCGCAAATGGATAAATTAAGAGAGGGAGTAAATTTGCGAGCTTATGCCCAAAAAGACCCTTTAATTGAGTATAAAAAAGAAGCCTTTCAAGCTTTTTCTACAATGAACTTTGCTATTAAAGAAGAGATTATTGAAAAGCTAATGAAAGTTCAGTTAGTAGAAGATCAAGAGCTACAAGCTTATTTTGAGCAGCAACAAGGCTTGTTACAAGATGGTCATCAGTTAACGGGGGCCAACGAGGCAGATTTGTCTAACTTTGCCCAACGATACGCGCAAAACTCCCCCGAAGAATCTTCTGAAAAGCCCTTGAATCATGATCAAGGGGAAGAAGCTATGAACCGTGCAGACAGGCGTAAACTAAAAAAGAAGCAAAAAAAATAAAGGCTTAAAAAATGGCAAAGCTTTGTCCTTATTGTGAAGTTAGTATAGAACTGCCCGAAAATGAGTTTTATATTACTTGTGAAAATTGCTCTAAAAGTATTAGTTTAGATGGATTGGGCAATATTACAGAAGAGGAAGAAGAAGGTAGTATTTCTTCTAAAGTCGAACCAAGTATTGAGCCAAGTATTGAACCCAGTATCGAATCCAGTATTGAACCAAGCATTGAGCCAAGTATCGAGCCCAGTATTGAGCCCAGCATCGAATCCAGTGTCGAATCCAGTATTGAACCAAGTATCGAACCAAGCATCGAACCCGAAACCAATTCTGAACCCACCAGTCACCTAGAAGGGGCGGAAACAACGGAGGGCGAGGGGGAAGAGGAAAAAACATTTTCTGCAGAAGCTATGTCTGCGGAAACAGAAGAAGCCTGCTTGTATGAGTTAATGATTTCCAATATTGATTCGGCAGATATGCAAGCGCAGTTGATTAGTATTTTGCAAGACGAACGCTTGCAACTAGATACAGAAATGATTTTAGAGCGATTTAAAAATAATATTTCTGGTCATGTTAGCTTAACCGCTTTAAGCGTATTAAAACTAAGTTATATTGTGCAAAATATTTATAACAACGCTATTCCTGTAGAGTTGTATTGGCGACAAAAAGCAGAAAAATAATATTTAAAATCCGCGACTTCTAGGTCTTGATTTAGAAAAATCGGAAGAGGCTTTTTTTGCTTTTCCAAAAGGGCCTTTGTGTACAAAAGGTTTGTTTCTTTGGTTACTATCGTTTGAACTAGCAGACCGACCAGATTTCGAATAGCGTCTTGCGCCACCACCACCTCCGCCTCCGCGGTTGCGATCGCGGCTCATTCTGCCAAAAGTGTTGTTTTGGTGACTGGCCATATCTGTAGCGTCTAAATTACCGATATTATCCAAATGTTTAATTTGGTTATTAAAAAACCAAGTAAAAGCAACTTTTAATATTTCTTCTGAAGATAGTTCTTCAAAACCTTGTTTAAATGTTTGAAAATTAGAGTCAATTTTAAAGGCATGTTTTCTTTCTTGAACGGCATCAATAATAGATTGCAGACTTTTTGTTTCTTTATTAATTAAAGCGGCTTTTAAATCGGCTGTGGTGGGTAGTTTGGAGTGCGTAAGTTTTTGGTTAATAAATCTTTCTAAGCCTCCCACTTTGTAATAATCTCTAGGGTCTAACAAAGTTATAGCGATTCCCTTTTTACCAGCTCTGCCTGTTCTTCCCACGCGATGAACATAGGACTCCGCATTTTGTGGTAAGCCGAGGTTAATAACATGAGTTAAGTTTTGAATATCAATTCCGCGAGCCGCTACATCTGTGCAAATCATCATTTGTACTTTTTTAGACTTAAATCGCTGCATCGATAAATCGCGTTGTGACTGAGCCATATCGCCGTGTAAAGTTTCTACTTTTAATCCTTGGGAAATTAAATTTTCCCCTAAAGATTTAGTGTCAGATTTGGTTTTGCAAAAAACCATGGCATACATTTTTGGCTCTACCTGCATTAGTCGGCTTAAAGCTTCTTGAAAGTAGCGTTGCCTAACTACATAATACTGTTGATCAATATCTGAGTTAGTGCTTTCTTTTTTATCGACGGCTATCATTTCGGGATTATTAAAATGCTCTTTAATTAAGCGCACAATATTTTTTGGCATAGTGGCAGAAAACATCCACATTTGTTTTTCTTTTTCAAAAGATTTAATAACTTCTTGCACAGCTTCAAAAAAGCCTACATTTAGCATTTCATCGGCTTCGTCTAAAATTAAATAACGGGCATCGTGCAACCTAATTACTCGTTGGTTAATAAGGTCTAAAACCCTACCTGGTGTGCCGATTAAAATGTGTGGCTTTCCCTGCTTAATGTTTCTTTTTTGGCGTTCATAAGCGGTGCCTCCCATAACTAAAACGCTTTTAATATCGGTAAATTCAGACAACTTGTCCATTTCTTCCTTTAATTGCGCAGCCAGTTCTCTGGTGGGTGACAAAATAACGGCCTGTATAGAGTGTAGGGAAGGGTCTATTTTGTGTAATAAAGGTATTCCAAAGGCGGCGGTTTTGCCCGTTCCTGTTTGGGCGCGAGCAATTAGGTCGGTGCCCTCTTGCATTAACAAGGGGATGGCTTTGCTTTGTATGTCTGTGGGCGTGATAAATTGCATTTTCTTTAAAGCATCTAAGACATTGGTATTTAAGTTAAAATCACTAAAATGCATATTTTCCTTGGCACGGCGAATGGGGGTTATTTATTAAGCTTGCAGGCTAAACTACTATGGTTTAATGGGATGTGCTATATAAAAAGCGCAATATGTAATTTTTTTAAATAAGGACTGTAGAGTGAGAAAGTTTGATAAAAGCCAAGTTCCCTACAGACATCGAGGTTTAAAGGAACAGCAGTACATTCA
Proteins encoded in this region:
- a CDS encoding preprotein translocase subunit SecA, with amino-acid sequence ATRFYLSLEDDLMRIFNGERIQKIMNTLNLPDNEPIEAKMISRAIEGAQKKVEGYNFDMRKHLLDYDNVMNKQRHSIYSLRRKVLKGKNLDQLILDMLSEVMSVTLDTYVPENAKPSDWNLSGLESALKRLFNLQVSVDRSMPITGITDQVSQSVKTVFDERKAALKNDFSYMQQMISLQSIDNFWKAHLSQMDKLREGVNLRAYAQKDPLIEYKKEAFQAFSTMNFAIKEEIIEKLMKVQLVEDQELQAYFEQQQGLLQDGHQLTGANEADLSNFAQRYAQNSPEESSEKPLNHDQGEEAMNRADRRKLKKKQKK
- a CDS encoding DEAD/DEAH box helicase → MHFSDFNLNTNVLDALKKMQFITPTDIQSKAIPLLMQEGTDLIARAQTGTGKTAAFGIPLLHKIDPSLHSIQAVILSPTRELAAQLKEEMDKLSEFTDIKSVLVMGGTAYERQKRNIKQGKPHILIGTPGRVLDLINQRVIRLHDARYLILDEADEMLNVGFFEAVQEVIKSFEKEKQMWMFSATMPKNIVRLIKEHFNNPEMIAVDKKESTNSDIDQQYYVVRQRYFQEALSRLMQVEPKMYAMVFCKTKSDTKSLGENLISQGLKVETLHGDMAQSQRDLSMQRFKSKKVQMMICTDVAARGIDIQNLTHVINLGLPQNAESYVHRVGRTGRAGKKGIAITLLDPRDYYKVGGLERFINQKLTHSKLPTTADLKAALINKETKSLQSIIDAVQERKHAFKIDSNFQTFKQGFEELSSEEILKVAFTWFFNNQIKHLDNIGNLDATDMASHQNNTFGRMSRDRNRGGGGGGGARRYSKSGRSASSNDSNQRNKPFVHKGPFGKAKKASSDFSKSRPRSRGF